The Calditerrivibrio sp. DNA window CATCTTTTATGATGTCGCTAAAGATGTTTAGATCTATATATTTTGATAAGATCGCTGACATGTTTGAATGATACTCTTCATCGAAATTTTTTACTATCTTTTCTGGTGTGCTTGTCAATATGGATACATATTGGATGATTTCATTGTTCACAAATTGATACCCTAATTTTTTAGCTACCCTTTCACCAACATATTCCCCAGAGCAGCCATATTGTCTTGAGATGGTAATTATGGCCAAGTAAGTACCCCCATTTTTTTTATATTTAGATCATCGTGTAATTCGTTTATCATTTCATAAATCGTTTTTTTGGTGACAGGGTGGATATAACTTTCTTCTACCTCTTTTAGAGGATATAGCACAAAGCTTCTTTTATGTAGTTCTGGGTGTGGGATATGGAGGAGATCACTTTTGTAGAATATACCATCGTAATCGAGGATATCTATATCTATTTCCCTATCAAGCCATTTATCTGTAATGTTTCTACCTAACTTTTTTTCTATGTATTTAATTGTAGTTAGTAGTCTTTCTGGTGATTGAATTGTGTATATTGATATTACCATGTTGAAATAATCTGGTTGATGATCTTTGAGCAATGATACGGTTTT harbors:
- the folK gene encoding 2-amino-4-hydroxy-6-hydroxymethyldihydropteridine diphosphokinase, with the protein product MKKVILGLGSNKNPKGEFLLKAIRNIKNFFPIITCSSVYKTVSLLKDHQPDYFNMVISIYTIQSPERLLTTIKYIEKKLGRNITDKWLDREIDIDILDYDGIFYKSDLLHIPHPELHKRSFVLYPLKEVEESYIHPVTKKTIYEMINELHDDLNIKKMGVLTWP